The following coding sequences lie in one Lolium perenne isolate Kyuss_39 chromosome 2, Kyuss_2.0, whole genome shotgun sequence genomic window:
- the LOC127336045 gene encoding homeobox-leucine zipper protein ROC2, with the protein MMIPARHMPSSMIGRSSGSAAYGSSSALSLGQPNLLDNNSQHLQHALQQHHLLDQQIPTTTAESSDHAHNGMIRGRDSMDPLGDEFESRSGSENVDGDAVDADQDPSQRPRKKRYHRHTQHQIQEMEAFFKECPHPDDKQRKELSRELGLEPLQVKFWFQNKRTQMKNQHERHENSQLRADNDKLRAENMRYKEALSSASCPNCGGPAALGEMSFDEHHLRVENARLRDEIDRLSAIAAKYIGKPMVPFPVLSNPTLGAVGAYGAHPADIFGAADLPPMRGAGGVDAEKQGVVVELAVAAMEELVRMARMDGPLWTADGTLDEEEYARMFGPRGVLGPKQYGLVSEASRDAAVVIMTPASLVEILMDVNQYASVFSSIVSRAATLEVLSTGVAGCYDGALQVMSVEFQVPSPLVPTRESYFVRYCKRNSDGTWAVADVSLDALQGIKCRRRPSGCLIQEAPNGYSKVTWVEHVEVDDRAVHNIYKLLVNSGLAFGARRWVGALGRQCERLASAMASNIPTSDIGVITSTEGRKSMLKLAERMVASFCGGVTASVAHQWTTLSGSGAEDVRVMTRKSVDDPGRPPGIVLNAATSFWLPVPPKRVFDFLRDESSRSEWDILSNGGMVQEMAHIANGRDHGNCVSLLRVNSTNSNQSNMLILQESCTDASGSYVIYAPVDVVAMNVVLNGGDPDYVALLPSGFAILPDGPAGIMHANSGVGSGGSLLTVAFQILVDSVPDAKLSLGSVATVNSLIACTVERIKAAISGAGSSPQ; encoded by the exons ATGATGATCCCGGCGAGGCACATGCCATCGTCGATGATCGGCCGGAGCAGCGGCAGCGCAGCCTACGGATCCTCATCAGCACTGTCACTCGGTCAG CCAAACTTGCTGGACAATAACAGTCAGCACCTGCAGCACGCGCTCCAGCAGCACCACCTCCTCGATCAGCAGATCCCGACGACGACGGCGGAGAGCAGCGACCACGCACACAACGGCATGATCCGCGGCCGGGACTCCATGGACCCGCTGGGCGACGAGTTCGAGAGCAGGTCAGGCAGCGAGAACGTGGACGGCGACGCCGTGGACGCCGACCAGGACCCCAGCCAGCGGCCGCGCAAGAAGCGGTACCACCGCCACACCCAGCACCAGATCCAGGAGATGGAAGC TTTCTTCAAGGAGTGTCCTCACCCTGACGACAAGCAGCGCAAGGAGCTGAGCCGGGAGCTGGGGCTGGAGCCTCTCCAAGTGAAGTTCTGGTTCCAGAACAAGAGGACCCAAATGAAG AACCAGCACGAGAGGCACGAGAACTCGCAGCTGCGGGCCGACAACGACAAGCTGCGCGCCGAGAACATGCGCTACAAGGAGGCCCTCAGCAGCGCCTCCTGCCCCAACTGCGGCGGCCCCGCCGCGCTCGGCGAGATGTCCTTCGACGAGCACCACCTGCGCGTCGAGAACGCGCGCCTCCGTGACGAGATCGACCGCCTCTCCGCCATCGCCGCCAAGTACATCGGCAAGCCCATGGTGCCCTTCCCCGTCCTCTCCAACCCCACGCTCGGCGCCGTGGGAGCCTACGGCGCTCACCCCGCGGACATCTTCGGCGCTGCCGATCTGCCGCCGATGAGGGGCGCCGGCGGTGTGGACGCGGAGAAGCAGGGCGTCGTGGTGGAGCTGGCCGTGGCGGCCATGGAGGAGCTGGTCCGGATGGCGCGGATGGACGGGCCCCTGTGGACGGCGGATGGAACGCTGGACGAGGAGGAGTACGCCCGGATGTTTGGCCCGCGCGGAGTTCTTGGGCCCAAGCAGTACGGCCTCGTCTCCGAGGCCTCTCGGGACGCCGCCGTCGTCATCATGACACCCGCCAGCCTCGTCGAGATCCTCATGGACGTC AACCAGTACGCGTCGGTGTTCTCGAGCATTGTCTCCAGGGCGGCGACCCTGGAGGTGCTCTCCACGGGCGTGGCGGGCTGCTACGACGGCGCGCTGCAGGTGATGTCGGTGGAGTTCCAGGTGCCGTCGCCGCTGGTTCCCACGAGGGAGAGCTACTTCGTCAGGTACTGCAAGCGCAACTCCGACGGGACCTGGGCCGTCGCCGACGTCTCGCTAGACGCGCTGCAGGGGATCAAGTGCCGGCGCAGGCCCTCCGGCTGCCTCATCCAGGAGGCGCCCAACGGCTACTCCAAGGTGACGTGGGTGGAGCACGTGGAGGTGGACGACAGGGCCGTGCACAACATCTACAAGCTCCTTGTCAACTCAGGCCTCGCCTTTGGTGCGCGCCGGTGGGTCGGTGCCCTCGGACGGCAGTGCGAGCGCCTCGCCAGCGCCATGGCCAGCAACATCCCCACCAGCGACATCGGAG TGATCACAAGCACAGAGGGGAGGAAGAGCATGCTGAAGCTGGCCGAGAGGATGGTGGCGAGCTTCTGCGGCGGTGTGACGGCATCCGTGGCGCACCAGTGGACGACGCTGTCGGGGAGCGGCGCCGAGGATGTCAGGGTCATGACCAGGAAGAGCGTGGACGACCCAGGGAGGCCGCCTGGCATCGTCCTCAACGCCGCCACCTCGTTCTGGCTCCCCGTCCCGCCCAAGCGCGTTTTCGACTTCCTCCGCGACGAGTCTTCTCGCAGCGAG TGGGACATCCTCTCCAATGGTGGCATGGTCCAAGAAATGGCTCATATCGCCAATGGGCGTGATCATGGCAACTGCGTCTCTCTCCTTCGCGTCAAT AGCACCAACTCGAACCAAAGCAACATGCTGATCCTGCAGGAGAGCTGCACGGACGCGTCGGGCTCCTATGTCATCTACGCGCCGGTTGATGTCGTGGCCATGAACGTTGTCCTCAACGGCGGCGACCCGGACTACGTCGCGCTCCTGCCGTCCGGTTTTGCCATCCTGCCTGACGGGCCGGCCGGGATCATGCACGCCAACAGCGGTGTCGGCTCCGGCGGGTCGCTCCTGACGGTGGCGTTCCAGATCCTGGTCGACTCCGTCCCCGACGCGAAGCTGTCTCTTGGCTCGGTGGCAACCGTGAACAGCCTCATCGCCTGCACCGTGGAgcgcatcaaggcggccatctctGGCGCAGGAAGCTCTCCGCAGTAG